A genomic window from Halorubrum trapanicum includes:
- the msrA gene encoding peptide-methionine (S)-S-oxide reductase MsrA: protein MTNTETATVGGGCFWCVEAAFKELDGVESVTSGYAGGHADDPTYREVCSGNTGHAEVVQVEYDPDALSYEDILEIFFTVHDPTQLNRQGPDVGGQYRSIVLYHDDEQRDVVERYVEALDEEGGYDDDVVTEVERLGTFYRAEEKHQDYFEKNPADAYCTMHAQPKVEKVRERFREKVKA, encoded by the coding sequence ATGACGAACACCGAGACCGCGACGGTCGGCGGCGGCTGCTTCTGGTGCGTCGAGGCGGCGTTCAAGGAACTCGACGGCGTCGAAAGCGTCACCTCCGGCTACGCCGGCGGCCACGCCGACGACCCCACCTACCGCGAGGTGTGTTCCGGCAACACGGGCCACGCCGAGGTCGTTCAGGTCGAGTACGACCCCGACGCGCTCTCCTACGAGGACATCCTGGAGATTTTCTTCACCGTCCACGACCCGACCCAGCTGAACCGGCAGGGCCCGGACGTCGGCGGTCAGTACCGGTCGATCGTGCTCTACCACGACGACGAGCAGCGCGACGTCGTCGAGCGGTACGTCGAGGCGCTCGACGAGGAGGGCGGCTACGACGACGACGTGGTCACCGAAGTCGAGCGGCTGGGGACGTTCTACCGCGCCGAGGAGAAACACCAGGACTACTTCGAGAAGAACCCGGCCGACGCCTACTGTACGATGCACGCGCAGCCGAAGGTCGAGAAGGTCCGCGAGCGCTTCCGCGAGAAAGTGAAGGCGTAG
- the ribH gene encoding 6,7-dimethyl-8-ribityllumazine synthase, with translation MVSLGLVVARFNDSVTEPMAEAAREAAADRDAVVVDELSVPGAYDSPLAADRLARREDVDAVAVVGAIVTGDTDHDRVIANATAEKLTQVSLDRDTPVTFGVSGPGMSGAEARERIDKGADAAEAAIDLAEALD, from the coding sequence ATGGTCTCGCTGGGACTGGTGGTGGCGCGGTTCAACGACTCCGTCACGGAGCCGATGGCCGAGGCCGCCCGGGAGGCGGCCGCCGACCGCGACGCCGTCGTCGTCGACGAACTGAGCGTGCCGGGCGCGTACGACAGCCCGCTGGCCGCGGACCGGCTCGCGCGGCGCGAGGACGTCGACGCGGTCGCGGTCGTCGGCGCCATCGTCACCGGCGACACCGACCACGACCGCGTCATCGCGAACGCGACCGCCGAGAAGCTCACGCAGGTGAGCCTCGACCGGGACACGCCGGTCACCTTCGGCGTGAGCGGCCCCGGAATGTCCGGCGCGGAGGCGCGCGAGCGGATCGACAAGGGCGCGGACGCGGCCGAGGCCGCGATCGACCTCGCGGAAGCGCTCGACTGA